From the Sphingomonas suaedae genome, one window contains:
- a CDS encoding phytanoyl-CoA dioxygenase family protein, producing MTHAFLRDFMRNQSDPALSADEIASFVRDGFVRIDGAFSEHVAEQARAILWEATGCYPDDRASWTRPVVRLDQFSQAPFQEAANTPMLCGAFDQLVGAGRWYPRDRLGTFPVRFPAEEASGDDGWHIDVSFGYEHPEFMEWRANVSSKGRALLMLFLFSDVGIDDAPTRIRVGSHADIARQLAPAGEVGLTLRELAADGFAGSAHRPEALALGKAGTVYLCHPFLVHAAQRHRGTAPRFMAQPPLLPREPISLCRHDGDYSPVEQAILNAISRP from the coding sequence ATGACCCACGCCTTTTTGAGAGACTTTATGCGAAACCAATCAGATCCTGCGCTCAGCGCAGATGAGATCGCCTCGTTCGTGCGCGACGGCTTCGTCCGTATCGATGGGGCCTTTAGCGAGCATGTCGCGGAGCAGGCCCGCGCCATCCTGTGGGAAGCCACGGGCTGCTACCCCGATGATCGTGCATCATGGACCCGGCCGGTCGTGCGCCTGGACCAATTCAGCCAAGCCCCATTTCAGGAAGCAGCAAATACGCCGATGCTGTGCGGGGCATTCGATCAGCTTGTTGGTGCTGGCCGCTGGTATCCGCGCGATAGGCTTGGAACCTTTCCAGTACGCTTCCCCGCCGAAGAAGCGAGCGGCGACGATGGTTGGCATATCGATGTGAGTTTCGGCTACGAGCACCCAGAGTTCATGGAGTGGCGCGCCAATGTCAGCAGCAAGGGACGAGCCTTGCTGATGCTGTTCCTATTTTCGGATGTCGGCATCGATGATGCACCAACCCGCATTCGTGTCGGCTCGCATGCCGACATCGCAAGGCAACTCGCCCCGGCAGGCGAGGTTGGCCTGACGCTTCGCGAGCTTGCCGCTGACGGATTTGCCGGCTCGGCGCACCGGCCGGAGGCATTAGCTCTGGGCAAGGCCGGCACGGTGTATTTGTGCCATCCTTTTCTGGTGCACGCCGCCCAACGGCATCGTGGAACAGCGCCGCGGTTCATGGCTCAACCGCCCCTGTTGCCGCGCGAGCCCATCTCTCTGTGTCGGCACGACGGGGACTATTCTCCAGTCGAACAGGCGATCCTCAACGCGATCTCGCGCCCGTAG
- a CDS encoding LysR family transcriptional regulator, which translates to MDLLALADFNLVARHGGFGKAARAAARPKATLSRRVTELEASLGVRLFERGARVLKLTEEGRALFERTALLLTELDETAGAIASGGHKPRGRLRVSAPLLFSQTAMGKIAAGFAMKFPDVRLEVTTEDRAVDMIEEAYDLVIRVNPAPDAALVGRAFLHDRLVVVASPGLRRPDDAPVPAIVRGAIGQRSTWKVATASGRSSIAVEPILGLSSLVMVRDAVRMGVGVGRLPLSLVSHDLSAGTLVHWGDVDGPATALWALYPTRRLLSARVSAFLDFLREAFPKGTPDELAAYVEGRGSSGAITAQTSA; encoded by the coding sequence ATGGATCTTCTCGCGCTCGCCGATTTCAATCTCGTCGCCCGGCATGGCGGGTTCGGGAAAGCCGCCCGCGCCGCCGCCCGCCCCAAGGCGACGCTGTCGCGCCGCGTGACCGAACTGGAGGCCAGCCTGGGCGTGCGCCTGTTCGAACGCGGCGCGCGCGTGCTGAAACTGACGGAGGAAGGACGAGCACTATTCGAGCGGACCGCCCTGCTGCTCACCGAACTCGATGAGACTGCTGGGGCGATCGCATCCGGCGGACATAAGCCTCGCGGCCGGTTGCGGGTCAGTGCACCTTTGCTCTTCTCACAGACCGCGATGGGCAAGATCGCCGCCGGGTTCGCGATGAAGTTCCCGGACGTGCGGCTCGAAGTGACGACCGAGGACCGGGCCGTCGACATGATCGAGGAAGCCTATGATCTGGTGATCCGCGTCAATCCCGCACCGGACGCGGCGCTGGTCGGGCGGGCGTTCCTGCACGATCGTCTTGTCGTGGTGGCCAGCCCGGGCTTGCGGCGACCGGACGACGCGCCGGTTCCAGCGATCGTGCGCGGGGCGATCGGACAAAGGAGCACATGGAAGGTCGCGACGGCATCAGGGAGATCGAGCATCGCAGTCGAGCCCATCCTCGGCCTGTCGTCGCTGGTGATGGTGCGCGATGCGGTGCGTATGGGAGTCGGAGTGGGCCGTTTGCCATTGTCGCTCGTCAGTCATGACCTGAGCGCAGGAACGCTGGTGCATTGGGGCGACGTCGATGGGCCGGCTACGGCCCTATGGGCTCTCTATCCCACGCGCCGGCTGCTCAGCGCGCGCGTCTCGGCCTTTCTCGACTTTCTGCGGGAAGCCTTCCCGAAAGGAACCCCAGACGAACTCGCCGCCTATGTCGAAGGACGTGGATCGAGTGGCGCAATCACCGCGCAAACAAGCGCGTAA
- a CDS encoding SMI1/KNR4 family protein produces the protein MSQVSFEKGLPFSDDELERLEGLVDWTLPPDYRSFAKVYGGAFVGGEVDGNSSLPVLSFGTFDQAWRTSADGSVLPDNFPISFARCELGNLWVFDRSGAVHYINFYSRPAVAVFVATNFSEFLGRILISGE, from the coding sequence ATGAGTCAGGTTTCTTTCGAGAAGGGTTTGCCCTTCAGCGATGACGAACTTGAGCGTCTAGAAGGGCTGGTCGACTGGACCTTGCCACCCGACTACCGATCATTTGCAAAGGTGTATGGCGGAGCATTCGTGGGGGGTGAGGTGGACGGAAATAGCTCGCTTCCCGTGTTGTCATTTGGAACCTTCGATCAGGCTTGGCGGACATCCGCTGACGGCTCCGTGCTCCCTGACAACTTTCCGATTTCGTTCGCTCGCTGTGAGTTGGGAAATCTGTGGGTGTTCGATAGATCGGGTGCCGTCCATTACATAAACTTCTACTCTCGTCCGGCAGTAGCCGTGTTCGTTGCGACCAATTTTAGCGAGTTTCTAGGCCGCATTCTGATTAGTGGCGAATAG
- a CDS encoding LytR/AlgR family response regulator transcription factor → MRIAIVDDEPLSRELTRTLLSEDGGIEIVGEADNGLAALALIADAAPDAVILDISMPGKTGIQTAIELVPQDIDIVFLTAHEEYAVDAFELGAADYVLKPLRRLRLAKMLTRLRERQAARRAGAPAPIAMPVECQEEDVFWVPVRTGLARVSVESIQRVEAARDHVYFHTADRAYLYRITMAELESRMIAGGLIRAHRSAFVRPSAVRGINRRGKVLKLTLADNSVVPVGPLYRSQVLAAVTGAIEE, encoded by the coding sequence ATGAGGATCGCGATCGTCGATGACGAACCGCTCTCGCGCGAGCTGACCCGCACATTGCTCAGCGAAGACGGCGGCATCGAGATTGTCGGGGAGGCCGACAATGGCCTTGCTGCTCTTGCGCTGATCGCCGATGCGGCGCCCGATGCGGTCATCCTCGACATCAGCATGCCCGGCAAGACCGGTATTCAAACCGCGATCGAGCTGGTGCCGCAGGACATCGACATCGTGTTCCTGACCGCCCACGAGGAATATGCGGTCGATGCCTTCGAACTGGGTGCTGCAGATTATGTGCTAAAGCCACTCCGCCGGCTGCGCCTCGCCAAGATGTTGACGCGGCTACGCGAGCGCCAGGCCGCCCGACGCGCCGGAGCGCCGGCGCCGATCGCCATGCCAGTCGAATGCCAGGAAGAGGATGTGTTCTGGGTGCCGGTGCGCACCGGGCTCGCGCGCGTCAGCGTCGAGAGCATCCAGCGTGTGGAAGCGGCGCGCGACCATGTCTATTTTCATACCGCCGACCGGGCCTATCTCTACCGGATCACCATGGCGGAGCTGGAATCGCGAATGATCGCCGGTGGACTGATCCGCGCGCATCGCTCGGCCTTTGTCCGGCCATCCGCGGTCCGGGGAATCAACCGGAGAGGGAAGGTTCTCAAGCTGACCCTGGCAGATAACAGCGTGGTCCCGGTCGGACCGCTGTACAGGTCCCAGGTGCTGGCCGCCGTCACCGGGGCGATCGAAGAGTGA
- a CDS encoding ankyrin repeat domain-containing protein: MISVATLIALGLVAGASAAWTGSIRALQVDPWDNARYLISVKSSAEALRIIDSGQFDINLENEEGYTLLHFAAEAGDLELVRAMLARGADPNARNNSVGYTPYQMAYSTSVKAELRKAMSGAQTPTREAGGAASPKGPAKGAPVKSNGMCEMARNDPASSSRSPALRPFLAAKDAVWYNKPDELTGLLEDCVRVNQQDEYGWTLLHQAAQRDRVELAKILLNKGANKALRNKDGQTPGQLATSPEMKALLGGSVATTKPATSRDTECQQKYRADVALCSDSTCRMRSMRKWQQCLKTGSYW, translated from the coding sequence ATGATTTCCGTCGCGACGCTGATCGCGCTTGGACTGGTTGCAGGCGCTAGCGCCGCATGGACGGGTAGCATTCGCGCCCTTCAGGTGGATCCATGGGACAACGCACGCTACCTCATCAGCGTGAAATCCAGCGCTGAAGCGCTCAGGATCATCGACAGCGGTCAGTTCGACATCAATCTGGAGAATGAGGAGGGCTACACGCTCCTTCACTTTGCGGCGGAGGCGGGCGATCTCGAGTTGGTCAGGGCGATGCTTGCCCGCGGTGCCGACCCGAACGCCAGGAACAATTCGGTGGGGTACACACCCTATCAGATGGCCTATTCAACGTCGGTCAAAGCCGAACTGCGCAAGGCGATGAGCGGCGCACAGACCCCGACCCGCGAGGCCGGCGGCGCAGCATCGCCCAAGGGCCCGGCGAAGGGCGCCCCCGTCAAGTCCAATGGCATGTGCGAAATGGCGCGCAACGACCCTGCGAGCAGCAGCCGGTCGCCGGCATTGCGGCCGTTCCTCGCAGCGAAGGATGCGGTCTGGTACAACAAGCCTGACGAGCTGACCGGTTTGCTCGAAGATTGCGTACGGGTGAACCAGCAGGACGAATATGGCTGGACCCTGCTGCATCAGGCAGCGCAGCGTGACCGCGTCGAGCTGGCAAAGATTCTGCTGAACAAGGGCGCTAACAAGGCCCTTCGCAACAAGGATGGCCAGACTCCCGGGCAACTCGCCACCTCGCCTGAGATGAAGGCGCTGCTCGGCGGATCCGTCGCGACGACGAAGCCAGCAACATCGCGCGATACCGAATGCCAGCAGAAATATCGCGCCGATGTAGCACTTTGCTCGGATTCAACCTGCCGGATGCGTTCGATGCGCAAATGGCAGCAATGTCTCAAAACCGGCAGTTACTGGTAG
- a CDS encoding beta strand repeat-containing protein: protein MLTTPIQSRRTRARFTLASALAGTASALLLALPSAALAQEECGAAPATPGTVTCTPAGNPYPNGVTYIAPPADLTIVLEDGVRIDTTGGFNLGLLAVGDNAFTIDGGTNTLITSDSFGVLVSNNTDPISVTLDRIVTNGTNNFGLIVSSSEGAITTSTNAITTSGADADGISASTDTGAITIRSGSVTTSGENATGIDANSDAGNLNITSGTIRTSGVGGGGFSGGAVGILAQTGGTGTVTVNSTTIDTAGTDAFGIRAVSNTGAVSVTSGTIGTTGLNADGITVTTAGTATINGGAITTTGANADGIVASGVTGANINFTSISTTGANANGVLVPAGVQFFGPRATATTTVNGGSVSTVGATSDGVRAIAGTDTATVNVTGDITTQGANSRGIFATGPMGVAVTNGGTISTAGVTSNGVDASSTTGPVNVTVNNVTTTGNGSRAVVVNATTGNATATVNGAVRTTGTTADALTVTSGGNSVVNVGANGSFATTQGNSIVLNSLGSSTLNNAGTIANNANGFALVAIGGPITINNSGNLSSDIVLTAGADRINNSGTFTVGPNPDFGAGSDSFVNSGLILVGSGAAATVAPTFTGLETMTNSGTIDLRNGRAGDTLTLPGTYAGANGTLGLDVAFGAAPVADQLVIGGVASGATTIQLNQLAGAQPTLNSGIVLVRAATGSDANAFDLAGGSLTSGFVRLEVVFDPATGTYALTGAPSDSAFRTLNFNEGVRSLWLKSADTVSGQLRARRDALWTQGGGDVAGRTWLQMHGSVETRGGSRNFNSFGQSRLTNTGYEQDYFGGQIGFDISGGAGERGGFAFGVTGGYINSSMSFAGSSDRLSFDVINGGVYGSFTSGNVFINAIGKYDYFWAKTNMPGAGFQDDTNGGVYGARAEAGIRFGSDSFFVEPAASISYVKNDFDDLSLNGTTISFDDDDGLRGRAGGRIGGAFGIGGGAEAAVYVGGNYVHEFKGRDRVTFTSGGTSLDFTNNRIRDYGEATLGVTIAQSQGISGFIEGNYIRSFTDSNGTGSIDGAGGRAGIRLQF from the coding sequence ATGCTCACGACGCCCATCCAGTCGCGACGCACGCGCGCGCGCTTCACGCTTGCCTCGGCCCTTGCCGGAACTGCATCCGCCCTGCTCCTGGCATTGCCGTCCGCGGCCTTGGCGCAGGAAGAATGCGGCGCCGCGCCCGCGACCCCCGGGACCGTGACGTGCACCCCTGCAGGTAACCCCTATCCGAACGGCGTCACCTATATCGCCCCACCCGCCGATCTCACCATCGTGTTGGAGGATGGCGTGCGCATCGACACCACCGGCGGCTTCAATCTCGGCCTACTCGCGGTCGGTGACAACGCCTTTACGATCGACGGCGGCACCAACACGCTCATCACCAGCGACAGCTTCGGCGTCCTCGTGTCGAACAATACCGATCCGATTTCGGTAACTCTCGACCGGATCGTCACCAACGGCACCAATAATTTCGGCCTGATCGTCAGCTCGTCGGAAGGCGCGATCACGACGAGCACCAATGCCATCACCACCAGTGGCGCCGACGCCGACGGTATCAGCGCCAGCACCGACACCGGCGCGATCACCATCCGGTCGGGCAGCGTCACGACCAGCGGCGAGAACGCTACCGGCATCGACGCCAACAGCGATGCGGGCAATCTCAACATCACCTCCGGCACGATCCGTACCAGCGGTGTCGGCGGCGGCGGCTTCAGCGGCGGCGCGGTCGGCATCCTCGCCCAGACCGGCGGCACCGGAACGGTCACCGTCAACTCGACCACGATCGACACCGCCGGGACCGACGCGTTCGGCATCCGTGCCGTGTCCAACACCGGCGCGGTATCGGTAACCTCGGGAACGATCGGCACAACCGGCCTCAACGCTGACGGCATCACCGTCACCACAGCGGGCACCGCGACGATCAATGGCGGCGCCATAACCACCACGGGTGCGAATGCCGACGGCATCGTCGCTAGCGGCGTCACCGGTGCCAACATAAACTTCACCTCGATCAGCACAACCGGCGCCAACGCCAATGGCGTGCTCGTCCCGGCAGGTGTCCAGTTCTTTGGCCCGCGCGCGACTGCAACCACCACGGTCAATGGCGGCAGCGTCAGCACCGTCGGCGCAACGTCGGACGGCGTCCGCGCGATCGCCGGCACCGACACCGCGACGGTCAATGTCACCGGGGACATCACGACCCAGGGTGCGAACAGCCGCGGCATCTTCGCCACCGGCCCGATGGGCGTTGCAGTCACCAACGGCGGCACGATCAGCACCGCTGGCGTCACCTCCAACGGTGTCGATGCGTCGAGCACGACCGGTCCGGTCAACGTCACGGTCAATAACGTGACCACCACCGGTAACGGCTCGCGCGCCGTCGTCGTCAATGCGACCACCGGCAATGCTACCGCAACCGTCAACGGCGCAGTGCGCACCACCGGCACCACTGCCGATGCGCTGACCGTCACCAGCGGTGGCAACAGCGTCGTCAACGTCGGCGCCAACGGCTCGTTCGCCACCACGCAGGGCAATTCGATCGTTCTGAATTCGCTTGGCAGCAGCACCCTCAACAACGCCGGAACGATCGCCAATAACGCCAACGGCTTCGCGCTCGTCGCCATCGGCGGGCCGATCACCATCAACAACAGCGGCAATCTGTCGTCGGATATCGTCCTGACCGCCGGTGCGGACCGCATAAACAACAGCGGCACCTTCACCGTCGGCCCAAATCCGGACTTCGGCGCAGGCAGCGACAGCTTCGTCAATAGCGGGCTGATCCTGGTCGGGTCCGGCGCAGCAGCGACCGTCGCCCCGACGTTCACCGGCCTCGAAACCATGACCAACAGCGGCACCATCGATCTGCGCAACGGACGCGCGGGCGACACGCTGACTCTGCCGGGCACCTACGCGGGCGCCAATGGCACGCTCGGCCTGGATGTCGCGTTCGGCGCGGCACCAGTGGCTGATCAGCTGGTCATCGGCGGCGTTGCCAGCGGTGCCACGACCATCCAGCTCAACCAGCTGGCCGGAGCGCAGCCGACTTTGAATTCAGGCATCGTGCTGGTCCGTGCCGCGACCGGATCGGATGCCAATGCGTTCGATTTGGCGGGCGGTTCGCTCACTTCGGGCTTTGTCCGGCTGGAAGTCGTCTTCGACCCCGCCACCGGCACCTACGCGCTGACCGGCGCACCAAGCGACAGCGCCTTCCGCACGCTCAATTTCAATGAGGGCGTTCGTAGCCTCTGGCTGAAATCCGCCGACACCGTTTCGGGCCAGCTTCGAGCTCGCCGCGATGCGCTGTGGACGCAGGGCGGCGGCGATGTTGCCGGACGCACATGGCTGCAGATGCACGGTTCGGTCGAAACCCGTGGCGGGAGCCGTAATTTCAACAGCTTCGGCCAGTCGCGCCTGACTAACACCGGCTATGAGCAGGATTATTTCGGCGGACAGATCGGCTTTGACATTAGCGGCGGTGCCGGTGAGCGTGGTGGCTTCGCCTTCGGGGTCACCGGCGGCTATATCAATTCGTCGATGAGCTTCGCTGGCTCGTCCGACCGGCTGAGCTTCGACGTCATCAACGGCGGCGTTTATGGCAGCTTCACGTCGGGTAACGTCTTCATCAACGCGATCGGAAAATACGACTATTTCTGGGCGAAGACGAATATGCCCGGCGCCGGTTTCCAAGACGACACCAATGGCGGCGTCTATGGTGCGCGGGCAGAGGCGGGCATCCGCTTCGGCAGCGACAGCTTCTTCGTCGAACCAGCGGCCAGCATCTCGTATGTGAAGAACGATTTCGACGATCTGTCGCTCAACGGCACGACGATCAGCTTCGATGATGACGATGGCCTGCGCGGGCGCGCCGGTGGCCGCATCGGCGGTGCCTTCGGCATTGGCGGCGGCGCGGAAGCGGCGGTCTATGTGGGAGGCAATTACGTCCATGAGTTCAAGGGCCGCGACCGCGTTACCTTTACCAGCGGCGGCACGAGCCTCGATTTCACCAACAATCGCATTCGCGATTATGGCGAAGCCACACTGGGTGTGACGATCGCCCAGAGCCAGGGGATCAGCGGCTTCATCGAAGGCAACTACATCCGCTCCTTCACCGACAGCAACGGTACCGGAAGCATCGACGGCGCCGGCGGCCGCGCGGGCATCCGCCTCCAGTTCTGA
- a CDS encoding sensor histidine kinase: MRGTAIRLCAVLWLFGYALVIGGAIAQGRFAGGMMVAANVPLLLLGIAQAGALSLLLDHLEERAGHVKWLLMAIAGLVAAMIQTSADQALLQLLALTIVPSWQDWAVGMQPQRLVLMLILYCWTMYLSIALVWAARATDMARLNEARAISFAAAASRAEAAALRLQLNPHFLFNTLNGISSLVVRGRDDEAEDMLGRLADFLRAALVSRPDAMVPIAQELGTIRAYLEIERARFGDRLNLTIELDPGLQELLVPNFLLQPLVENAVRHGVAETQGPGNIRISVTGDGRVARIELFNTSTGRGGAGRGHGIGIENSRRRLQLHYGDRAVIGHGPVADGYRVAIDLPMAAHEREKVA, encoded by the coding sequence ATGCGTGGAACCGCCATCCGGCTTTGTGCGGTGCTGTGGCTGTTCGGATATGCTCTGGTGATCGGCGGCGCGATTGCTCAAGGGCGTTTTGCGGGCGGCATGATGGTGGCTGCCAATGTCCCGCTGCTGCTGCTCGGCATCGCGCAGGCCGGGGCGCTTAGCCTGCTGCTTGACCACCTGGAGGAACGGGCCGGACACGTAAAATGGCTGCTCATGGCGATCGCCGGACTGGTAGCGGCGATGATCCAGACTTCAGCCGACCAGGCGCTGCTTCAGCTGCTTGCCCTCACCATAGTGCCGAGCTGGCAAGACTGGGCGGTCGGTATGCAGCCCCAGCGTCTGGTGCTGATGCTGATCCTCTATTGCTGGACCATGTATCTGTCGATCGCGCTCGTCTGGGCTGCGCGCGCGACCGATATGGCCCGGCTGAACGAGGCACGTGCGATAAGCTTTGCCGCCGCGGCGAGCCGTGCCGAGGCGGCGGCGCTGCGGCTTCAGCTCAACCCGCATTTTCTGTTCAATACGCTCAACGGGATCTCCAGCCTGGTGGTGCGGGGACGCGATGACGAGGCGGAAGACATGCTCGGCCGCCTAGCCGACTTTCTGCGTGCGGCGTTGGTCTCGCGACCTGATGCGATGGTGCCGATCGCGCAGGAGCTGGGGACAATCCGCGCCTATCTGGAAATCGAACGCGCCCGCTTCGGCGACCGGCTGAACCTGACGATCGAGCTCGACCCCGGTCTGCAGGAACTGCTGGTTCCGAATTTCCTGCTCCAGCCTCTGGTCGAGAACGCGGTGCGCCATGGCGTGGCCGAGACCCAGGGACCGGGGAACATTCGCATCAGCGTGACCGGCGATGGCCGGGTGGCTCGCATTGAGCTGTTCAATACCAGCACTGGCCGCGGTGGTGCAGGACGGGGTCACGGTATCGGCATCGAAAACAGCCGGAGGCGGCTCCAGCTGCATTATGGGGACAGGGCAGTAATAGGACATGGCCCTGTGGCGGACGGGTATCGGGTCGCGATCGACCTTCCGATGGCGGCACACGAACGAGAGAAGGTGGCATGA
- a CDS encoding alpha/beta fold hydrolase yields the protein MHEVQRGSGRQLLLIHGLGGSWKSWSTVMDALSAERSLIAVDLPGHGASPAGPDSGTFDGLVGSVERYIAEHRLEGIDVVGSSMGARIALELARRGQIGNVVAFDPGGFWRGWERIFFKVTIGVSGRLVRAIRPMLPALSKNAASRTALLAQLSARPWALDPTVVATELEGLSATSTFDALVNDLASGPEQIGPAADPSRRLLIGWGRHDRLCLPRQAARAKAAFPSAELHWFEASGHFPMFDQPDETVAVILAATQ from the coding sequence ATGCACGAGGTTCAACGCGGGTCTGGCCGCCAGCTGCTACTTATTCACGGTCTCGGCGGGAGCTGGAAGTCGTGGAGCACCGTCATGGACGCCCTCAGTGCCGAACGGTCGCTTATAGCGGTTGATCTTCCCGGACACGGCGCAAGTCCAGCCGGCCCGGATAGCGGGACCTTCGATGGCCTCGTTGGTAGCGTCGAGCGTTACATCGCAGAACACAGACTTGAAGGAATCGACGTCGTCGGTAGCTCAATGGGTGCGCGGATCGCGCTGGAGCTTGCGCGGCGTGGCCAGATTGGCAACGTCGTGGCCTTTGATCCCGGCGGCTTCTGGCGCGGCTGGGAGCGCATATTTTTCAAAGTTACCATCGGAGTCTCGGGGCGGTTGGTTCGGGCAATCCGGCCTATGCTGCCAGCGCTAAGCAAGAACGCCGCATCACGCACAGCGCTGCTAGCACAGCTGTCGGCTCGCCCTTGGGCGCTCGACCCGACAGTTGTCGCGACCGAGCTTGAAGGCTTAAGCGCCACGTCGACATTCGATGCTCTGGTGAATGATCTCGCCAGCGGGCCTGAGCAAATTGGTCCAGCAGCAGATCCGTCTCGGCGACTTCTAATCGGTTGGGGTCGTCACGATCGCCTGTGCCTGCCGAGACAGGCAGCGCGCGCAAAGGCAGCCTTTCCTTCCGCCGAACTGCACTGGTTCGAGGCAAGCGGGCACTTTCCAATGTTCGACCAGCCTGACGAGACAGTCGCAGTAATACTTGCTGCGACTCAGTGA
- a CDS encoding AtaL-like protein, which translates to MIYSTATVPVNPHGETLLTLEQVWKGLEAKARDARLFLPSGLCTRCDVTEESDTHFLREAIIAGQDLREIITLEPQSKVTFFQVTGPREGAIINELFEDEAGELQLRFYCYLGLRGKLPGGPEEQAEQAQFASDQGYKAALLSTLRRTRELLAQGML; encoded by the coding sequence ATGATCTACTCGACCGCAACCGTCCCCGTGAACCCTCACGGGGAAACGCTGCTCACCCTCGAACAGGTGTGGAAGGGGCTGGAAGCCAAGGCCCGCGACGCCCGCCTGTTCCTTCCGTCGGGCCTGTGCACCCGATGCGACGTGACGGAGGAGAGCGACACCCATTTCTTGCGCGAAGCGATCATCGCGGGTCAGGATCTGCGTGAGATCATCACCTTGGAGCCGCAGTCCAAGGTCACGTTCTTCCAAGTGACCGGCCCGCGCGAAGGCGCCATCATCAACGAGCTGTTCGAGGATGAGGCGGGCGAGCTCCAACTGCGTTTCTATTGCTATCTGGGCCTGCGCGGCAAACTCCCGGGCGGCCCCGAAGAACAGGCCGAGCAAGCGCAGTTCGCCAGCGACCAGGGCTACAAGGCTGCGCTCCTCTCGACCCTGAGACGCACCCGTGAACTGCTGGCCCAAGGCATGCTCTGA
- a CDS encoding DUF3592 domain-containing protein, with protein MDTFTAVSLGLILLGIPIAWFGIHRYRKQGRRFASAKAHWKRTDAEVIDAQLIDRESTDSDGDSTTWYEPKLRYRYAVEGQVFEGDRTALCTALRFSLFPPAQQWLLAHPPGKMIDLWYDPAQPQDSAPVLDKPSLFVAAAMVIVGGGFAGLGAALLAGLA; from the coding sequence ATGGACACATTTACCGCGGTATCGTTGGGTCTGATCCTGCTCGGCATTCCGATCGCCTGGTTCGGTATCCACCGCTATCGCAAGCAAGGACGGCGTTTCGCCAGCGCAAAGGCGCACTGGAAGCGGACCGATGCGGAAGTGATCGATGCGCAACTGATCGATCGCGAGAGTACCGATAGCGACGGCGATTCGACGACCTGGTATGAGCCAAAGCTTCGGTATCGCTACGCGGTAGAAGGGCAGGTGTTCGAGGGGGATCGAACCGCCCTTTGTACGGCGCTTCGATTCTCGCTGTTTCCGCCGGCGCAGCAGTGGCTGCTGGCGCATCCGCCGGGCAAGATGATCGACCTCTGGTACGACCCCGCTCAACCTCAGGACAGCGCACCGGTTCTCGACAAGCCGAGCCTTTTCGTAGCGGCGGCAATGGTGATCGTCGGCGGTGGCTTTGCGGGGTTGGGCGCGGCGCTGCTTGCAGGCCTCGCCTGA
- a CDS encoding SDR family oxidoreductase: MTILVTGATGNIGRNVVEQLVARGAGVRALVRDPAKAGLPVGVEVVQGDLLDVDSLRAVMPGVSTLFLLNGVVADEFTQALIALNVARDAGIERVVYLSVIHSDVYVNVPHFAGKFGVERMIEAMGMPSTILRPAYFMDNEMTIKDVVTAHGIYPMPIGDKGLAMVDARDVGEVAAIELIRREQASAPLPTTTINLVGPDTLTGVDAAAIWSDVLGRAIAFPGNDTAGFEQNLRQFMPNWMAYDMRQMAERFQTDGMIPEVGDVDRLTELLGRPLRSYRDYVAQITA; encoded by the coding sequence ATGACCATTCTCGTAACCGGCGCTACCGGCAATATCGGTCGCAACGTCGTCGAACAGCTCGTCGCCCGTGGCGCCGGCGTGCGCGCCCTCGTCCGCGATCCCGCCAAGGCTGGCCTGCCCGTCGGTGTAGAGGTCGTCCAGGGCGATCTGCTGGACGTGGATTCGCTGCGCGCCGTCATGCCGGGCGTTTCCACGCTGTTCCTGCTGAACGGTGTCGTCGCGGACGAATTCACCCAGGCGCTGATCGCGCTCAACGTTGCCCGCGACGCCGGGATCGAACGGGTCGTCTATCTCTCGGTGATCCACAGCGACGTCTATGTGAATGTGCCGCATTTCGCGGGCAAGTTCGGCGTCGAGCGGATGATCGAGGCGATGGGTATGCCCTCCACGATCCTGCGCCCGGCCTATTTCATGGACAATGAAATGACCATCAAGGACGTTGTGACCGCCCATGGCATCTATCCGATGCCGATCGGCGACAAGGGCCTGGCGATGGTCGATGCACGCGATGTCGGCGAGGTCGCCGCGATCGAGCTGATCCGCCGCGAACAGGCGAGCGCGCCGCTGCCGACGACCACGATCAACCTGGTCGGCCCGGATACGCTGACCGGGGTGGATGCCGCAGCCATCTGGTCCGACGTGCTAGGCCGCGCCATCGCCTTTCCGGGCAACGACACCGCAGGCTTCGAGCAGAACCTGCGCCAGTTCATGCCGAACTGGATGGCCTATGACATGCGCCAGATGGCTGAGCGCTTCCAGACCGACGGCATGATCCCCGAGGTGGGTGATGTTGACCGGCTGACCGAACTGCTCGGCCGCCCGCTGCGCTCCTATCGCGACTATGTCGCGCAGATCACCGCCTGA